A genomic segment from Paenibacillus sp. FSL K6-1096 encodes:
- a CDS encoding sugar ABC transporter permease — translation MKFKKLSLEQKNRYYGLYFILPWFAGFCFLFLTPLFSSLRFSLSNLQVNDEGFTLKYIGLANYREALFSHESYVRTLTESVLDIVLNTPLILIFSLFFAVLLNQKFHGRVLARAIFFLPVILASGIIASIENGDLMQSVVRSANDTTGGGLSVIKNLELTTMLIESGMSVTVVEYLTGAVSRIYEIVSQSGVQILIFLAGLQSISPSLYEAAKIEGSTGYEAFWKITFPMISPLILTNLVYTIIDSFISDQTSRMVVDTAFKSFNFGLSAAMSWMYFAIIALLLWITTALISRKVFYQD, via the coding sequence ATGAAATTCAAGAAGCTGTCCCTGGAGCAGAAAAACAGATATTACGGGCTGTACTTCATTCTTCCCTGGTTTGCAGGCTTCTGCTTCCTGTTCCTGACGCCGCTGTTCTCCTCCCTGCGGTTCAGCCTGAGCAACCTCCAGGTTAATGATGAGGGCTTCACGCTGAAGTATATCGGGCTGGCCAATTACCGCGAGGCCTTGTTCTCACATGAGTCCTATGTCCGCACCCTGACGGAATCGGTGCTGGATATTGTGCTGAACACCCCGCTGATTCTGATCTTCAGCCTGTTTTTTGCGGTGCTGCTCAATCAGAAGTTCCATGGCCGGGTGCTGGCCCGAGCAATCTTCTTCCTGCCGGTTATCCTGGCCTCGGGGATTATCGCGAGCATTGAGAACGGCGATCTGATGCAGTCGGTCGTGCGTAGCGCGAATGATACGACAGGCGGAGGCCTGTCGGTCATCAAGAACCTGGAGCTGACCACGATGCTGATTGAATCGGGGATGAGCGTTACGGTGGTCGAATATTTGACCGGGGCGGTCAGCCGGATCTATGAGATCGTCAGCCAGTCGGGGGTGCAGATTCTGATTTTCCTGGCCGGACTCCAGTCTATTTCCCCTTCATTGTATGAAGCGGCCAAGATTGAAGGCTCCACAGGCTACGAGGCGTTCTGGAAAATCACCTTCCCGATGATCAGTCCGCTGATTCTGACGAATCTGGTCTACACCATCATCGACAGCTTTATCAGTGACCAGACCAGCCGCATGGTGGTGGATACCGCGTTCAAGAGCTTCAACTTCGGGTTGAGCGCAGCCATGTCCTGGATGTATTTTGCCATCATTGCGCTATTGTTATGGATCACGACGGCACTCATCTCGCGAAAAGTCTTCTATCAAGACTAG
- a CDS encoding carbohydrate ABC transporter permease, with amino-acid sequence MKTETAAMPHRSAKERLHRLASSAYWTEFTKKWLWVIARFVLVFGISFVILYPILLKLSIAFKSMDDLYDSTVIWIPQAFTLENFRLVFTAMNYPAVLRNTLLLSSAVMVLQTIICVLAGYGFARIRFRGSGLLFACVIFTILVPSQTIMIPLYLHFKNFDLLGLLKLFTGNPVNLINTYWPFIISAVLGMGVKTGLYVYIFRQFFRGIPREIEEAAYVDGAGYFATFARVILPNAIPSMVTVMLFSFVWQWNDSFFTNMYLNEPKVMSSMMSSAGYGIATYMTGGGQAANSLVQDPFFMSMMMNTSVLMAILPLIILYVFVQRHFVESVERSGLVG; translated from the coding sequence ATGAAGACGGAAACCGCAGCAATGCCGCACCGTTCCGCCAAAGAGCGGCTGCACCGGCTGGCATCAAGCGCCTATTGGACCGAATTTACGAAGAAATGGCTATGGGTCATCGCCCGTTTCGTTCTGGTCTTCGGCATCTCGTTTGTTATTCTGTACCCGATTCTGCTGAAGCTGTCGATTGCGTTCAAGAGCATGGACGATCTGTATGATTCCACGGTGATCTGGATTCCGCAGGCCTTCACACTGGAGAACTTCAGACTGGTGTTCACTGCGATGAATTACCCGGCCGTCCTGCGCAATACCCTGCTGCTGTCGTCTGCGGTCATGGTGCTGCAGACCATCATTTGCGTCCTGGCCGGCTACGGCTTCGCCCGGATCAGGTTCAGGGGGAGCGGGCTGCTGTTCGCTTGTGTGATCTTTACGATTCTGGTCCCCTCGCAGACGATTATGATTCCGCTGTACCTGCATTTCAAGAACTTCGACCTGCTGGGCCTGCTGAAGCTGTTCACGGGCAATCCGGTGAATCTGATTAATACGTATTGGCCGTTTATCATCTCTGCGGTGCTCGGGATGGGCGTCAAAACCGGCCTGTATGTCTACATCTTCCGCCAGTTCTTCCGGGGCATTCCCCGGGAGATCGAGGAGGCGGCTTATGTGGACGGGGCGGGATACTTCGCTACCTTCGCCCGCGTGATTCTGCCCAATGCCATCCCGTCCATGGTGACTGTGATGCTGTTCTCCTTCGTCTGGCAGTGGAACGATTCATTCTTCACCAATATGTATCTGAACGAGCCGAAGGTGATGTCCTCGATGATGTCATCGGCCGGCTACGGCATTGCCACGTACATGACCGGCGGCGGCCAGGCGGCCAACTCGCTTGTCCAGGACCCGTTCTTCATGTCCATGATGATGAACACCAGCGTGCTGATGGCCATCCTGCCGCTGATTATCCTCTATGTCTTCGTCCAGCGGCATTTCGTGGAGAGTGTGGAACGGTCCGGTCTGGTCGGTTAG
- a CDS encoding glycoside hydrolase: MRSKRLMVTVGVIVSAAVVLGLIGSNTSTKKEEEPPVQHQNPPDAAVKIDGNIRYQTIDNFGASDAWSMDPLGKYWTEENKNKVADLLFSRDTGIGLSAWRFNIGAGSAETDQAIIPDPWRRTEAFKMMEDGPYNWSRQAGQQWFLKAAKERGVESLIAFVNSPPVWMTKNGHAQPDPDVGSSNLKEGAEADFAAFLIDVLRHFKEEGLEFDYISPVNEPTWDWNLAQQEASRYNNEDLKRVILELHRKLRSSGLETQISAPDGVEITSLLDDEHFREFAGSGVYSSGANSLGLGKYREYIKELLGDPELKEAVGNKIASHSYWSDYSHSGDDRLVKLRRLLDRNLKQYDPQAKYWVTEYCIMGDYGPGRDLGMEPALQVARTIHYDLTEANAAAWQWWTAVSKVDYKDGLIYTDFNQAGDEQNILTSKILWSLGNYSRFIRPGAERIALTGLSQEAGSDLLGSAYWHEAEQSMAAVLVNDSTEDRRVQLTLSGLGLKAASLKSYVTSAQLDLARGADAAASGDQVFEAAIPAKSVVTLVAGGPDGGGEASASRQEQAAQPAQAARVAQVGELPSPEAYAGYLFSYFTGEGTEDGEQVYFALSEGNDPLHWKELNGGRPVLTSTLGAKGVRDPFILRSPEGDRFYLIATDLKINGNWDWGAAQTQGSRAVIVWESDNLVDWSEPREALVSPAEAGNTWAPEVIYDPGGGEYFLFWASRMYADAGHSGDAYQKIMYSKTRDFRTFTEPEIYMDYGYSVIDTTMAAYNGKIYRFTKDEREQGAEAPFGKMVFQESLDSIFAPAVKRLSDSVGGVKGIEGPTLFKSNTEEKWYLFVDEFGGRGYIPLETDDLDSGEWRVAADYSLPASPRHGTVIPVTQREYDALSAAYTR, from the coding sequence ATGCGAAGCAAGCGATTAATGGTTACCGTTGGCGTTATAGTGTCGGCTGCGGTTGTCCTTGGCCTGATTGGCAGTAACACCAGTACCAAGAAAGAGGAGGAACCCCCTGTGCAGCACCAGAACCCGCCGGATGCAGCGGTGAAGATAGACGGCAACATCCGCTATCAGACCATCGATAACTTTGGCGCATCCGATGCCTGGTCCATGGACCCCCTGGGGAAATATTGGACCGAAGAGAATAAGAACAAGGTGGCCGATCTGCTCTTCTCGCGGGACACCGGCATCGGGCTGTCGGCCTGGCGCTTCAATATCGGCGCGGGCTCGGCGGAGACCGATCAGGCCATTATTCCCGATCCGTGGAGAAGAACGGAAGCGTTCAAAATGATGGAGGACGGCCCCTACAACTGGAGCAGGCAGGCCGGGCAGCAGTGGTTCCTGAAGGCAGCCAAGGAGCGCGGAGTGGAGTCGCTGATTGCCTTCGTCAACAGCCCGCCGGTCTGGATGACCAAGAACGGCCATGCCCAGCCCGATCCTGATGTCGGCTCCAGCAATTTGAAGGAAGGTGCTGAAGCGGACTTCGCAGCGTTCCTGATTGATGTCCTCCGGCACTTCAAGGAGGAGGGGCTGGAGTTCGATTATATCAGTCCCGTCAACGAGCCGACCTGGGACTGGAATCTGGCCCAGCAGGAAGCCAGCCGGTACAATAACGAGGATCTGAAGCGTGTGATCCTGGAGCTGCACCGTAAGCTCCGCAGCAGCGGCCTGGAGACGCAGATCAGCGCCCCGGACGGGGTGGAGATTACTTCCCTGCTGGATGACGAACACTTCCGGGAGTTCGCGGGCAGCGGCGTCTACTCCAGCGGAGCGAACAGCCTGGGTCTCGGCAAGTACCGGGAGTATATCAAGGAGCTGCTCGGTGATCCTGAGCTGAAGGAGGCCGTAGGGAACAAAATCGCCTCGCATTCCTACTGGTCCGACTACAGCCATTCCGGCGATGACCGGCTGGTGAAGCTGAGAAGACTGCTCGATCGCAACCTGAAGCAATACGACCCGCAGGCCAAGTACTGGGTCACCGAATACTGCATTATGGGCGACTATGGCCCGGGACGGGATCTGGGAATGGAGCCGGCCCTGCAGGTGGCGCGGACAATCCATTATGATCTGACAGAGGCTAATGCAGCCGCCTGGCAGTGGTGGACCGCCGTATCCAAGGTGGATTACAAGGACGGCCTGATCTACACTGACTTCAATCAGGCCGGAGACGAGCAGAATATTCTGACCTCGAAGATCCTGTGGTCGCTGGGCAATTACAGCCGGTTCATCCGTCCCGGCGCGGAGCGGATTGCGCTCACCGGGCTGAGCCAGGAGGCCGGAAGCGACCTGCTCGGCTCAGCATACTGGCATGAGGCTGAGCAGAGTATGGCGGCAGTGCTGGTGAATGACAGCACTGAGGACCGGCGCGTGCAGCTCACGCTAAGCGGGCTGGGACTGAAGGCGGCGTCGCTGAAGTCCTATGTAACCAGCGCGCAGCTTGATCTGGCGCGCGGAGCGGATGCGGCTGCGAGCGGTGACCAGGTGTTCGAGGCGGCCATTCCCGCCAAGTCGGTGGTCACGCTGGTGGCAGGCGGGCCGGATGGCGGCGGGGAAGCCTCCGCCTCCAGGCAGGAGCAGGCAGCCCAGCCGGCTCAGGCGGCCCGAGTGGCCCAAGTGGGGGAGCTTCCGTCTCCGGAGGCGTATGCCGGTTATCTGTTCAGCTATTTCACAGGTGAAGGCACAGAGGACGGCGAACAGGTCTATTTCGCGCTCAGCGAAGGCAACGACCCGCTGCACTGGAAGGAGCTGAACGGAGGCCGTCCTGTGCTGACCTCCACACTGGGGGCCAAGGGAGTACGGGACCCGTTCATTCTCCGCTCGCCGGAGGGGGACCGGTTCTATCTGATCGCCACCGATCTGAAGATCAACGGCAACTGGGACTGGGGCGCTGCCCAGACGCAGGGCAGCCGGGCGGTTATCGTGTGGGAATCGGATAATCTCGTGGACTGGTCAGAGCCGAGGGAGGCACTGGTCTCGCCTGCGGAAGCAGGCAATACCTGGGCTCCTGAGGTCATCTATGACCCCGGGGGCGGGGAATACTTCCTCTTCTGGGCGTCACGGATGTACGCCGATGCGGGCCATAGCGGAGATGCCTATCAGAAGATCATGTATAGTAAGACGCGGGATTTCCGTACTTTTACGGAGCCGGAGATCTATATGGACTACGGGTATTCAGTGATCGATACCACGATGGCAGCCTATAACGGGAAGATCTACAGATTCACCAAAGATGAACGCGAGCAGGGAGCGGAGGCCCCTTTTGGCAAAATGGTGTTCCAGGAGTCGCTGGATTCCATATTTGCGCCCGCCGTGAAGCGGCTGAGTGACAGTGTAGGGGGAGTGAAGGGCATTGAGGGCCCGACCCTGTTCAAGTCCAACACGGAGGAGAAGTGGTACCTGTTCGTGGATGAGTTCGGGGGAAGAGGGTACATCCCGCTGGAGACGGATGATCTCGATTCCGGCGAGTGGCGTGTTGCTGCGGACTACAGCCTGCCGGCCAGTCCCCGGCACGGAACGGTAATTCCCGTGACTCAGCGTGAGTATGACGCGCTCTCTGCCGCATACACGCGGTAG
- a CDS encoding superoxide dismutase encodes MAFQLPALPYPNNALEPHIDALTMEIHHDRHHNTYVTNLNAALEKAPELQSKSIEDLLKDLNAVPEAIRTAVRNNGGGHANHTLFWEVIGPNGGGAPTGALAAAIDSELGGFDKFKEDFATAATTRFGSGWAWLVVKDGKLAITSTPNQDNPISEGATPILGLDVWEHAYYLNYQNKRPDYIKAFWNVVNWEEVGKRYDSAK; translated from the coding sequence ATGGCATTTCAATTACCGGCACTTCCGTACCCGAACAACGCGCTTGAACCACACATCGATGCTCTGACGATGGAGATTCATCATGACAGGCACCATAACACTTATGTGACGAACCTGAACGCCGCACTGGAAAAGGCACCCGAACTGCAAAGCAAAAGCATCGAAGATCTGCTGAAGGATCTGAACGCTGTACCGGAAGCGATCCGCACTGCGGTCCGCAACAACGGCGGCGGACATGCCAACCACACTCTGTTCTGGGAAGTCATCGGACCGAACGGCGGCGGTGCACCAACCGGCGCACTGGCAGCAGCTATTGACAGCGAGCTGGGCGGCTTCGACAAATTCAAGGAAGATTTCGCTACTGCAGCAACTACCCGTTTCGGCAGCGGCTGGGCTTGGCTCGTGGTGAAGGACGGCAAGCTGGCAATCACCAGCACTCCTAACCAGGACAACCCGATCAGCGAAGGCGCAACTCCAATTCTCGGCCTCGATGTATGGGAGCATGCCTACTACCTGAACTACCAGAACAAACGTCCTGACTATATCAAGGCGTTCTGGAACGTAGTGAACTGGGAAGAAGTCGGCAAGCGTTACGACAGCGCTAAGTAA
- a CDS encoding GNAT family N-acetyltransferase, whose product MHVRSFQLSDVTPVTELLQTALSEECFESTIEPFSRQLSWDSDLIVVAEDDGEIIGALIGTIEKNHGCYFRIAVHPDYRRRGVGRSLVTAMENRFQARKVSGIFVAVDEHNSFAMPLYEAMGYNENQVFKSVRKLSIVG is encoded by the coding sequence ATGCACGTTCGTTCCTTTCAATTAAGCGACGTTACTCCAGTGACAGAATTGCTGCAGACCGCATTATCGGAAGAATGTTTCGAGAGCACGATCGAGCCCTTCTCCAGGCAGCTTTCATGGGATTCCGATCTCATTGTAGTTGCAGAGGACGACGGGGAAATCATCGGTGCGCTGATTGGTACGATTGAGAAGAATCACGGCTGTTATTTCCGCATTGCTGTCCATCCTGATTACCGCCGCAGAGGAGTCGGCAGAAGTCTTGTAACAGCGATGGAGAACAGATTTCAGGCACGCAAGGTCAGCGGAATCTTCGTTGCTGTTGACGAGCATAATTCGTTTGCGATGCCGCTGTATGAAGCGATGGGTTATAACGAGAACCAGGTCTTCAAATCCGTGCGCAAGCTAAGCATTGTCGGGTAA
- the lepB gene encoding signal peptidase I, with amino-acid sequence MNPELEEVFMRSRKQRYRSVTHRKSGQRAGSQWVKELRDWLVIAGIVFAIMSLLNMYVFNVSTVIGKSMQPTLYEGEKLIINKISLSFGSPGRGEIVVLHDPSTGPDRKEYLVKRIIGIPGDIVEVKDRQLYVNGKQVEEPYTDTTIQDPDFSALTVQEGTYFVMGDNRHAGASKDSRYFGAVAKGSIVGKVSLIWWPFSKLRTF; translated from the coding sequence ATGAACCCTGAGCTTGAAGAAGTATTCATGCGGAGCCGCAAGCAGAGATACAGATCTGTGACTCACCGCAAGTCCGGTCAACGGGCCGGAAGCCAATGGGTGAAAGAGCTGCGGGATTGGCTCGTCATAGCGGGCATAGTCTTCGCAATTATGTCTCTGCTTAATATGTATGTGTTCAATGTGTCTACCGTTATCGGCAAGTCTATGCAGCCTACCCTGTATGAGGGAGAGAAGCTGATTATCAATAAAATCTCCTTAAGCTTCGGCAGCCCGGGCCGCGGGGAGATTGTCGTTCTGCATGACCCCAGCACCGGACCGGACCGCAAGGAGTATCTGGTGAAGCGCATTATCGGTATCCCCGGCGATATTGTCGAGGTGAAGGACCGGCAGCTCTACGTCAACGGCAAGCAGGTGGAGGAGCCCTACACGGATACCACCATTCAAGATCCTGATTTCAGCGCGCTGACGGTGCAGGAGGGGACCTACTTCGTGATGGGGGATAACCGCCATGCCGGCGCGAGCAAGGACAGCCGTTATTTCGGTGCGGTAGCCAAGGGCAGCATCGTGGGCAAAGTCTCGCTGATCTGGTGGCCCTTCTCCAAGCTGAGAACCTTCTAG
- a CDS encoding YneF family protein, producing the protein MNIALPIITLVVGLIGGFFIGVYYLRRQMTNMQNDPEMLQKVAKQMGYNLNGKQMQRAQQMMRNGNQPGRAPAASKGAARKKK; encoded by the coding sequence ATGAATATTGCTTTGCCTATTATTACACTTGTTGTGGGTCTGATCGGCGGTTTCTTCATCGGCGTATACTATCTGCGCAGACAGATGACCAATATGCAGAATGATCCTGAGATGCTGCAGAAGGTTGCCAAGCAAATGGGTTATAACCTGAACGGGAAGCAGATGCAGCGTGCCCAGCAGATGATGCGTAACGGCAATCAGCCGGGGCGTGCGCCGGCGGCATCCAAGGGAGCAGCCCGCAAGAAGAAATAA